A section of the Malania oleifera isolate guangnan ecotype guangnan chromosome 2, ASM2987363v1, whole genome shotgun sequence genome encodes:
- the LOC131149124 gene encoding aspartyl protease family protein 2-like, which yields MILKAIRNLVLLFFFIGAFLTAAEVQNPNNLNSSGSVLAGIELPDHASFNAVSSSATTGCGLPSFTKPRTSQATTQSLTTEEQRGDDDDDVVDMLKPREHALKLHLKHRSVSPETEGKESVIDSTARDFTRIDTLHTRITEKKNQNTISRLKKGTSAAAPPDQQIRPAVAPVAPPGSHAGGFSGQLMATLESGVSLGSGEYFMDVFVGTPPKHFSLILDTGSDLNWLQCLPCHDCFEQRGPFYDPKDSSSFMNISCGDHRCKLVSSPDPPVPCRAADQSCPYYYWYGDSSNTTGDFALETFTVNLTTPAGEPEFRQVENVMFGCGHWNRGLFHGAAGLLGLGRGPLSFSSQLQSLYGHSFSYCLVDRNSNTSVSSKLIFGEDKKLLSHPDLNFTSLGAGKENPVDTFYYVQIQSILVGGEVLDIPEETWQPTPAGAGGTIVDSGTTLSYFAEPGYQKIKEAFVRKVKDYPIIEDFPVLEPCYNVSGVENPILPEFGIRFRDGAVWNFPVENYFIKLEPDEVVCLAISGTPRSGLSIIGNYQQQNFHILYDTKKSRLGFAPRNCADV from the coding sequence ATGATTCTCAAGGCTATCCGCAATCTggttctccttttcttcttcatcGGCGCCTTCCTAACCGCCGCCGAAGTTCAGAACCCCAACAATCTCAATTCCAGTGGCTCTGTTCTCGCCGGCATCGAATTGCCGGACCATGCTAGCTTCAATGCTGTCTCCTCCTCCGCAACTACTGGATGCGGCCTTCCTTCTTTTACGAAACCCAGAACATCACAAGCAACGACCCAATCGTTAACTACAGAAGAACAGCGAGGCGATGACGACGACGACGTTGTTGATATGCTTAAACCGCGCGAACATGCGCTGAAGCTCCACCTGAAGCATCGATCGGTAAGCCCAGAAACAGAGGGCAAAGAATCCGTAATTGATTCCACAGCCAGAGACTTCACTAGAATCGACACTCTGCATACGAGGATCACAGAGAAGAAGAACCAAAACACCATTTCAAGGCTAAAGAAAGGTACCAGCGCCGCAGCGCCACCGGACCAACAAATTAGGCCGGCGGTGGCTCCCGTAGCGCCGCCGGGGTCGCACGCCGGGGGCTTTTCCGGCCAGCTCATGGCAACTCTGGAATCTGGAGTCAGCCTTGGTTCCGGAGAGTACTTCATGGACGTTTTTGTGGGTACTCCTCCGAAGCACTTCTCCTTAATTCTCGATACCGGCAGCGATCTCAACTGGCTTCAATGCCTGCCCTGCCACGATTGTTTTGAGCAAAGGGGACCCTTTTACGATCCCAAAGACTCGAGTTCGTTTATGAACATTAGCTGCGGCGACCACCGGTGCAAACTGGTTTCGTCGCCGGATCCGCCGGTGCCGTGTAGAGCTGCGGACCAGAGCTGCCCTTACTACTACTGGTACGGCGACAGCTCCAACACGACCGGCGATTTTGCGCTAGAAACCTTCACGGTCAACCTCACGACGCCGGCGGGTGAGCCAGAATTCCGGCAGGTGGAGAACGTAATGTTCGGGTGCGGCCACTGGAATAGAGGCCTCTTTCACGGGGCTGCCGGATTGTTAGGACTCGGGAGGGGGCCTCTGTCCTTCTCCTCTCAGCTTCAGTCGCTTTACGGCCATTCCTTCTCCTACTGCCTTGTGGATCGGAATAGCAACACCAGTGTAAGCAGCAAGTTGATTTTTGGGGAGGACAAGAAGTTGTTGAGCCACCCGGATCTGAATTTCACATCGTTGGGCGCCGGAAAAGAGAACCCAGTCGATACATTTTACTACGTTCAGATACAGTCGATTCTCGTCGGAGGAGAGGTTCTGGACATACCGGAGGAGACTTGGCAGCCGACGCCGGCGGGAGCAGGTGGGACGATCGTTGATTCGGGAACCACTCTGAGTTATTTTGCAGAGCCGGGGTACCAGAAAATAAAGGAAGCATTTGTGAGGAAGGTGAAAGATTACCCAATCATCGAGGATTTTCCGGTTCTGGAACCGTGTTACAATGTATCTGGAGTTGAGAATCCTATTCTGCCGGAGTTCGGGATCCGATTTCGCGACGGAGCAGTGTGGAATTTCCCGGTGGAGAATTATTTCATCAAGCTGGAGCCGGACGAGGTGGTGTGCTTGGCGATTTCGGGAACTCCGCGCTCTGGGCTGTCCATAATTGGGAATTATCAGCAGCAGAATTTTCATATTCTGTATGATACAAAGAAGTCTAGGCTGGGATTTGCACCCAGGAACTGTGCTGATGTTTAG